A DNA window from Tenuifilaceae bacterium CYCD contains the following coding sequences:
- a CDS encoding glucose/galactose MFS transporter produces MNPNQIQKNGYLLPMIIIGALFFIFGFVTWLNGILIPYFKISCELTDFEATFVAFAFYISYTIMALPSSWVLKKTGFHKGMTIGLLIMSAGTLIFVPAALTRTYWMFLSGLFVMGAGLALLQTASNPYITIIGPRESAAKRISIMGICNKLAGAMAPLILAYYILQDGDSFVQSLKGLDDAARTAALNGLAHRVIGPYLVMTAVLVLLGLFVRYAPLPEVDFEQDSESDNNAANAKTSIFQFPQLILGAIALFFYVGAEVIAGDTIIRYGISQGIEISTAKAFTSYTLAAMIVGYLLGIVLIPKFVSQRLALLVSAILGIVFTMGVIFSDGPNSIVFLALMGLANALVWPAIWPLAIHDLGKFIKTGSAILIMAIAGGALLPLIWGKLSDLYSPQTAYVILFPSYLIILYYSVWGYKLRNWR; encoded by the coding sequence ATGAATCCAAACCAAATCCAGAAAAACGGATATCTTCTTCCAATGATTATTATTGGCGCGTTGTTTTTTATTTTCGGTTTTGTAACATGGCTCAACGGAATACTGATTCCTTATTTCAAAATATCGTGCGAGTTAACCGATTTTGAGGCCACATTCGTTGCATTTGCCTTCTACATATCTTACACCATAATGGCCTTGCCATCCTCTTGGGTTTTAAAGAAAACGGGATTCCATAAAGGGATGACCATTGGTTTGTTGATAATGTCGGCTGGAACATTAATTTTTGTACCAGCTGCGTTAACCCGAACCTACTGGATGTTCTTATCGGGCTTATTTGTGATGGGCGCAGGTTTGGCGTTGCTTCAAACCGCCTCGAATCCATACATAACTATTATAGGACCTCGCGAGAGTGCTGCTAAGCGCATAAGTATTATGGGAATATGCAACAAACTTGCAGGAGCGATGGCTCCGCTTATTTTGGCTTACTATATTTTACAGGATGGCGATTCGTTTGTTCAATCGCTAAAAGGGTTAGATGATGCTGCTCGCACAGCTGCGCTTAATGGATTGGCACATCGGGTAATTGGTCCATACTTGGTGATGACCGCAGTTTTAGTGTTGCTGGGCTTGTTTGTTCGTTATGCACCACTTCCCGAGGTGGATTTTGAGCAGGATTCTGAATCGGATAATAATGCAGCAAATGCAAAAACAAGTATATTCCAGTTTCCACAGCTTATTCTTGGAGCAATAGCGCTATTCTTCTATGTAGGGGCCGAGGTTATTGCTGGCGATACAATCATCAGGTATGGAATATCGCAAGGGATTGAAATATCCACCGCAAAAGCATTTACCTCTTATACTTTAGCTGCAATGATAGTTGGGTATTTACTGGGGATTGTGCTAATCCCAAAGTTCGTATCGCAGCGTTTGGCATTGCTGGTGTCCGCAATTCTTGGCATTGTTTTTACCATGGGTGTAATCTTTTCCGATGGACCAAACTCTATTGTATTTCTTGCCTTAATGGGACTTGCTAATGCGTTGGTATGGCCGGCAATTTGGCCGCTTGCCATTCACGATTTGGGCAAATTCATTAAAACAGGATCGGCAATTTTAATTATGGCCATTGCCGGTGGTGCGCTACTGCCATTGATTTGGGGGAAGTTAAGCGACTTGTACAGCCCTCAAACTGCTTACGTTATTTTATTCCCGTCGTATCTTATAATTCTTTACTATTCCGTTTGGGGGTATAAGTTAAGGAATTGGCGGTAG
- a CDS encoding hypothetical protein (possible pseudo due to internal stop codon), with amino-acid sequence MTLKLNLRENFFRIWYWYVNRIDKNAEILFMNYGYHSNSQPIAFDEKNEPNRYSIQLYHHLVNAVEIENKNIIEIGCGRGGGLHYIAQNFPAASAIGIDLNKQAISFCNRHYTVDGLSFIQGDAQKLSLKNNICDIVINVESSHRYTDMKAFLKEVSRILNPGGYFLFTDFRYDYEIEDVKKDL; translated from the coding sequence ATGACTTTAAAACTTAACCTTCGCGAAAACTTCTTCAGGATTTGGTATTGGTATGTTAATAGGATTGACAAAAATGCCGAAATACTCTTCATGAACTACGGATACCACAGCAATAGCCAACCGATTGCTTTTGATGAAAAAAATGAGCCGAATCGTTACTCCATTCAGTTATACCATCATTTAGTCAATGCAGTGGAAATTGAGAATAAAAATATTATAGAAATAGGTTGTGGTAGAGGCGGCGGATTACACTATATTGCGCAAAATTTTCCAGCAGCCTCAGCCATAGGGATTGACCTGAACAAGCAAGCGATCTCATTCTGCAACCGACATTATACTGTAGATGGCTTATCGTTTATACAAGGCGATGCCCAGAAGTTAAGCCTGAAAAATAACATTTGCGACATAGTCATCAATGTAGAATCATCGCACCGCTATACCGATATGAAAGCTTTTTTGAAAGAGGTATCGCGGATTCTAAACCCTGGTGGATATTTCTTATTTACAGATTTCCGATACGATTACGAAATTGAAGACGTGAAGAAGGATTTGTAA